The following are encoded together in the Daucus carota subsp. sativus chromosome 5, DH1 v3.0, whole genome shotgun sequence genome:
- the LOC108221890 gene encoding uncharacterized protein LOC108221890 isoform X1 — translation MKMKKLAIILSPMTNDGSPDEEGNGAKGVGFSQYASPKKRSGVATDGGVQDCDDGFAKIVKKRKGVRSANIGKEDGFAPNSQVTKKPIENNTTIHTTQTHHRMRRMARTPVTKGYGLTKKANKHMKHS, via the exons atgaagatgaagaaattggcAATTATTTTATCT CCCATGACTAATGATGGAAGCCCTGATGAAGAGGGTAATGGTGCTAAAGGTGTTGGTTTTTCTCAATATGCGAGTCCAAAGAAACGCAGCGGGGTTGCAACTGATGGGGGTGTACAAGACTGTGATGATGGTTTTGCTAAG ATTgtgaaaaaaagaaaaggcGTCCGGAGTGCAAATATTGGAAAGGAGGATGGTTTTGCTCCTAATAGTCAAGTCACTAAAAAACCCATTGAAAACAACACTACTATACATACAACTCAGACACATCACAGAATGAGGAGGATGGCGAGGACTCCGGTTACGAAAGGATATGGGTTGACAAAAAAAGCCAACAAACATAT GAAACATTCCTGA